A section of the Drosophila sechellia strain sech25 chromosome 3L, ASM438219v1, whole genome shotgun sequence genome encodes:
- the LOC116800979 gene encoding LOW QUALITY PROTEIN: uncharacterized protein LOC116800979 (The sequence of the model RefSeq protein was modified relative to this genomic sequence to represent the inferred CDS: inserted 1 base in 1 codon; deleted 3 bases in 3 codons), with the protein MELLYLNTVQSLSLFDGNRLGQTVQELNNIYQTELNVFLEFGNGADILESAKGTFVPTLWIKNPQNQKVLKGNFSSCSLTTLYLEDEHLDRGLHYLANWLWEYHHLQVLIFFNGGSYDKLIQIFSRCFNEGFVNILVMLPDSDELYTFMPYQDLKILNLKSIKEFYNLSSNKMDFNGYNITSGLVTAGAPRWFXFRDRQNRLILSGYMFRMIVDFTNHFNGSVRLMDVLTVNDGLELLANRTIDFFPFLIRPLERFSMTNILYLENCGLIVPTSRPLPNWVYLIRPYAFNTWIAWLIMLTYCSLALRIFSRGQISLSAAFLKVLRLVMYLSGSRDMGTRPTTRRLFLFVILTTSGFILTNLYVAQLSSNSTAGMYEKQLNTWEDLDKTDSIWPLIDVDIKTMEKLIPDRKKLLKRIVPTSEADVDIYRRNLNTSCIHSGFFDRIDFALYQQKFLRFPIFREFLHILYQQPLQISAAFGRPYLPDCLNWFVRKIFEISRYSNH; encoded by the exons ATGGAGTTACTTTACCTGAATACGGTTCAAAGCCTTTCACTATTTGATGGAAATCGTTTGGGTCAAACAGTTCaagaattaaataatatttaccaAACGGAACTTAACGTGTTCTTAGAGTTTGGCAATGGAGCAGATATTTTGGAATCAGCCAAAGGAACTTTTGTGCCAACTCTTTGGATTAAAAATCCGCAAAATCAAAAGGTTCTGAAAGGAAACTTCAGTAGCTGCAGCCTTACCACTTTGTATCTGGAAGATGAACATCTGGATCGTGGACTTCACTACCTTGCAAATTGGTTGTGGGAATATCATCACCTCCAAGTGCTTATATTCTTTAACGGAGGATCTTATGACAAACTAATACAAATATTCAGTCGATGTTTTAATGAAGGTTTTGTGAATATACTTGTAATGCTACCGGACTCCGATGAATTGTACACCTTTATGCCATATCaagatttgaaaattttgaactTAAAGAGTATCAAGGAGTTCTATAATCTATCCAGTAACAAAATGGATTTCAATGGATATAATATCACCAGCGGACTTGTAACAGCAGGAGCTCCTCGTTGGT TCTTTAGAGATCGTCAAAATCGATTAATTCTATCTGGATACATGTTTCGGATGATTGTGGACTTTACAAACCATTTCAATGGATCCGTTCGGTTAATGGATGTGCTAACTGTAAACGATGGTCTTGAACTTTTAGCAAATCGTACAATAGACTTTTTCCCATTCCTAATCAGACCGCTGGAGAGGTTTTCAATGACCAATATACTTTATCTGGAAAATTGTGGTCTTATAGTGCCCACATCAAGGCCCTTACCCAACTGGGTTTACTTAATAAGGCCGTATGCATTTAACACTTGGATAGCCTGGCTAATAATGCTAACTTACTGCTCCTTGGCTTTAAGGATTTTTTCAAGAGGACAAATAAGCCTAAGTGCTGCATTTTTAAAAGTTCTTCGATTGGTTATGTATCTGTCGGGTAGCAGAGATATGGGAACTCGACCAACAACTCGTCGCCTCTTTCTCTTTGTCATATTAACAACTTCAGGATTTATATTAACTAATCTGTATGTGGCCCAGTTATCGAGTAATTCG ACCGCAGGAATGtatgaaaaacaattaaatactTGGGAGGATTTGGATAAAACCGATAGCATTTGGCCCTTAATAGATGTTGATATTAAAACTATGGAAAAACTTATCCCTGATCGAAAGAAATTACTAAAAAGAATTGTCCCTACTTCAGAGGCAGACGTAGATATTTATCGAAGAAACCTAAACACAAGTTGTATTCATTCAGGATTCTTTGATCGCATTGATTTTGCT CTTTATCAGCAGAAATTCCTACGG TTCCCCATTTTTCGGGAATTTCTACATATACTCTACCAGCAACCTCTTCAAATATCCGCTGCATTTGGACGTCCCTACTTGCCAGATTGTTTAAATTGGTTTGTgaggaaaatatttgaaa TTAGCAGATACAGCAACCATTAA
- the LOC6605153 gene encoding potential E3 ubiquitin-protein ligase ariadne-1, whose amino-acid sequence MNSEMEFSDEDHGDSHRSLITHMSCENDSGSEDTCTEILLPENSNSPETDDFVYKVLSVDQIVQHQRNIIDEVNNVLNLPPQVTRIILNHFKWDKESLFENYFESNPEDFFQRAHVLNPFEKKIEIDCAASTSCSLPQLCGICFCSCDELIGLGCGHNFCAACWKQYLANKTCSEGLANTIKCPATNCEILVDYISFLKLADDPEVVERYQQLITNTFVECNTLMRWCPAPNCSHAVKAVCAEPRAVLCKCGHEFCFACGENWHEPASCSSLKTWVKKCLEDSETSNWIAQNTKECPKCNVTIEKDGGCNHMVCKNPSCRYDFCWVCLGSWEPHGSSWYSCNRFDEEEAKQARLAQQKYRSSMARYLHYYNRYSNHMQSLKMENKLYSNIQAKMEDMQEEMSWIEVQFLRDAVDVLCQCRTTLMYSYVFAFYLMNNNQKIIFEDNQKDMEMATEKLSECLEREITVKNIYEVKQKVLDLSHYCQKRRHVLLCHVREGYENDWWEFKEETTT is encoded by the coding sequence ATGAATTCCGAAATGGAATTCTCGGATGAGGACCACGGTGACTCGCATCGATCGCTTATCACTCACATGAGTTGCGAAAATGACAGCGGCAGCGAGGATACCTGCACGGAAATCCTTTTGCCGGAAAATTCCAACAGTCCCGAAACGGATGACTTTGTGTACAAGGTCCTTTCGGTTGACCAGATTGTTCAGCATCAGCGTAACATCATCGATGAGGTGAATAATGTCCTGAATCTGCCACCGCAAGTCACGCGTATTATCCTAAATCACTTCAAATGGGACAAAGAGAGCTTGTTCGAAAATTATTTCGAGAGCAATCCGGAGGACTTCTTCCAGCGTGCCCATGTGTTGAATCCCTTTGAGAAGAAGATTGAAATCGATTGTGCGGCGTCCACATCCTGTTCCTTACCTCAGCTCTGTGGCATTTGCTTTTGTTCTTGCGATGAGCTCATAGGTTTGGGTTGTGGTCACAACTTTTGTGCTGCCTGCTGGAAACAGTATTTGGCCAATAAGACGTGTAGCGAGGGCTTGGCCAATACCATCAAATGTCCAGCAACCAACTGCGAGATCCTGGTGGATTATATATCCTTCCTGAAACTAGCCGATGATCCAGAGGTTGTCGAGCGATATCAGCAGCTGATCACCAACACCTTTGTGGAATGCAACACCCTGATGCGATGGTGCCCCGCCCCCAACTGCAGCCATGCCGTCAAGGCCGTTTGCGCTGAACCACGAGCAGTCCTTTGCAAATGTGGGCATGAGTTTTGCTTTGCTTGTGGCGAAAATTGGCATGAACCCGCCAGCTGCAGTTCTCTCAAGACATGGGTCAAAAAATGCCTTGAGGATTCGGAGACATCGAATTGGATTGCCCAGAACACGAAGGAGTGCCCCAAGTGCAATGTTACCATCGAGAAGGATGGTGGTTGCAATCATATGGTGTGCAAGAATCCATCCTGCCGTTATGATTTCTGCTGGGTGTGCCTGGGATCCTGGGAGCCACATGGTTCGTCCTGGTACAGCTGCAATCGATtcgacgaggaggaggccaAACAGGCCAGATTGGCTCAGCAAAAATATCGCTCTTCAATGGCCCGATATCTGCACTATTACAATCGTTATAGCAACCACATGCAGAgcttgaaaatggaaaataaattgtattccAATATTCAGGCAAAAATGGAAGACATGCAGGAGGAGATGAGCTGGATTGAGGTTCAGTTCCTGCGTGATGCCGTCGATGTCTTATGCCAATGTCGCACCACTCTGATGTACAGCTATGTGTTCGCCTTTTATCTGATGAACAACAATCAGAAGATCATATTCGAGGATAATCAGAAGGACATGGAAATGGCCACCGAGAAGCTGTCCGAGTGCTTGGAGCGAGAGATCACTGTCAAGAATATCTACGAAGTTAAACAAAAGGTCCTCGACTTATCGCACTATTGCCAAAAACGACGACATGTCCTCCTTTGCCATGTGAGGGAGGGATACGAAAATGACTGGTGGGAATTCAAGGAGGAGACCACTACATAA
- the LOC6605155 gene encoding LOW QUALITY PROTEIN: uncharacterized protein LOC6605155 (The sequence of the model RefSeq protein was modified relative to this genomic sequence to represent the inferred CDS: deleted 1 base in 1 codon) → MSCWLIFLNIILLSGRSESWSAREVIHQFNHYQRLQLNIYLDCNDVALQIGQEVPNLFVNSTAEKMKILGRLSSHSLIIACFKDSTRNRTLNGVKELLWGLQYLPMLFVVESNMDFYFQQVLSYGFIHVLALNFMNRSLYTYKPYPKVEVHQIKDMQTFYELTKLRNLQGQVVRTSVETMTPRCFRYRNRHGQLVYAGYMYRMVKEFIKTYNGTEEHVFGYVDTIPYKEGLAALKNGEIDMMPRIMHSLEWYYFYRSHILYNIKTYIMVPWAEPLPKSLYFIQPFRSTVWITIIVSFVYASIVIWWIRFRQQGNSSLSQSFMDVLQLLFLLPVSKIWHFNMGTHQVVSFIVLFVVGFMLTNLYTAQLSSNSITTGLFKSQINTFDDLFREKRTLLVESFDAEVLHNMTKEKIIQKEFESIMLITSIEEVFKHRKSLNTSYAYEAYEDRIAFELSQQRYLRVPIFKILKEVYDQRPVFVALRHGLPYVELFNNYLRRIYESGIWIKLQEDSFLEGIASGEISFRKSQSREIKIFDKDFYFFAYILLGMGWCMSTIAFFLERWRFKYSVTNK, encoded by the exons ATGTCTTGCTGGCTGAttttcttaaatattatcCTGCTGTCTGGCAGATCCGAAAGTTGGTCCGCCAGAGAAGTAATACATCAGTTTAATCATTATCAGCGACTACAGCTTAATATTTACTTGGATTGCAACGACGTTGCACTTCAAATCGGTCAGGAAGTGCCAAATTTATTCGTGAATAGTACTGCagagaaaatgaaaatattggGTAGGTTGAGCTCACACTCTTTGATCATTGCGTGTTTTAAGGATTCTACAAGGAATCGAACTCTAAATGGAGTAAAGGAACTGCTCTGGGGCCTTCAGTACTTACCAATGTTATTTGTCGTGGAATCCAACatggatttttattttcaacaaGTTTTAAGCTACGGTTTTATTCATGTGCTTGCTTTGAATTTTATGAATAGATCGCTTTACACCTATAAGCCCTATCCGAAAGTCGAAGTACATCAAATTAAAGATATGCAAACATTCTATGAATTGACAAAACTGAGAAACCTACAAGGACAGGTGGTTCGCACCAGCGTGGAAACGATGACACCTCGATGTTTTCGGTATAGAAATCGACATGGTCAATTGGTATACGCTGGTTATATGTACAGGATGGTTAAGGAGTTCATCAAGACATACAATGGCACAGAGGAGCATGTTTTTGGTTATGTGGACACCATACCCTATAAAGAGGGCTTGGCAGCGCTGAAAAATGGAGAAATCGATATGATGCCCCGGATAATGCATTCCTTGGAATGGTACTATTTCTACCGCAGTCATATTTTATACAACATTAAGACCTATATCATGGTGCCTTGGGCAGAACCGTTGCCAAAAAGTCTGTACTTTATACAACCATTTCGTAGCACAGTTTGGATTACTATTATTGTGAGCTTTGTCTACGCCTCAATCGTTATCTGGTGGATACGGTTTAGACAGCAGGGGAATTCTTCATTATCGCAATCTTTTATGGATGTCTTGCAGCTGTTGTTTCTGCTTCCTGTGAGCAAAATATGGCACTTTAATATGGGAACACATCAGGTTGTTAGTTTCATCGTTCTCTTCGTAGTTGGATTTATGCTGACCAATCTCTATACCGCTCAGTTATCG AGTAACTCGATAACTACCGGCTTGTTTAAAAGTCAAATCAACACCTTTGATGATTTGTTTCGTGAAAAGCGTACATTGCTAGTAGAAAGCTTTGACGCTGAGGTACTACACAATATgaccaaagaaaaaattatacaaaaagaATTTGAGAGTATTATGTTAATAACCTCCATCGAGGAGGTCTTCAAGCATCGCAAGAGCCTAAATACCAGCTATGCCTATGAAGCCTATGAGGATCGCATTGCATTCGAGCTGTCTCAGCAAAGGTATCTTCGAGTGCCCATTTTCAAGATTTTAAAAGAGGTGTATGACCAAAGACCTGTATTTGTGGCACTTCGACATGGATTACCGTATGTGGAATTATTTAACAATTACCTAAGGAGAATCTATGAATCTGGTATTTGGATTAAGCTGCAGGAAGACTCTTTTCTCGAAGGAATTGCCAGTGGTGAAATTAGTTTTCGCAAATCCCAATCCCGCGAAATCAAAATATTCGACAAggatttttatttctttgccTACATTTTACTGGGAATGGGATGGTGTATGAGCACTATAGCTTTTTTCTTAGAGAGATGGAGATTTAAATATTCggtaacaaataaataa